A part of Halobaculum sp. MBLA0143 genomic DNA contains:
- a CDS encoding glycosyl transferase family 2 has product MEYVQERITTLHDLREADRSVSADRAAVVVPMTEREYAGLAAERVLSELAALDPGRVVVPLRASAEAVPEFRSWLDGFDLELETVWCDGPRVAELLSEAGLDGPRGKGRDVWLALGVALSTDAEQIVLHDADTETYDRSYVRRLLAPLVTDGGFSFSKGYYARVEDDGLYGRLFRLFYTPLVRTLREAHGGSFLAYLDAFRYALAGEFAATREVAAGLRVQRQWGLEVGTLADAYDAVGSDGTAQVDLGSYSHDHRAVSGSTGLAEMSESVGGTLLRAVEEHGVTPTYDTLSARYRETAETLVRSYAADAGFNGLPFDRAGELEQVAAYADAIREPGADTRLPPWREAAVEPTAVAAAARADAAELS; this is encoded by the coding sequence ATGGAGTACGTTCAGGAACGGATCACCACGCTCCACGACCTGCGGGAGGCCGACCGGAGCGTCTCGGCGGATCGGGCGGCCGTGGTGGTCCCGATGACGGAGCGGGAGTACGCGGGGCTGGCGGCAGAACGGGTGTTGTCGGAACTGGCGGCGCTGGACCCCGGGCGAGTGGTGGTGCCGTTGCGGGCGAGCGCGGAGGCAGTGCCGGAGTTCCGGTCGTGGCTCGACGGGTTCGACCTGGAACTGGAGACCGTGTGGTGTGACGGGCCACGGGTGGCGGAGCTGCTGTCGGAGGCCGGGCTGGACGGGCCTCGTGGGAAGGGGCGAGACGTGTGGCTGGCGCTGGGGGTGGCGCTGTCGACGGACGCAGAGCAGATCGTCCTCCACGACGCCGACACGGAGACGTACGACCGGTCGTACGTCCGGCGGCTGTTGGCGCCGTTGGTGACCGACGGCGGCTTCTCGTTCTCGAAGGGGTACTACGCTCGCGTCGAGGACGACGGGCTGTACGGCCGGCTGTTCCGGTTGTTCTACACGCCGTTGGTCCGGACGCTCCGGGAGGCACACGGCGGGTCGTTCCTGGCGTACCTGGACGCCTTCCGGTACGCACTCGCGGGGGAGTTCGCCGCCACCAGAGAGGTGGCCGCAGGGCTGCGGGTCCAACGCCAGTGGGGACTGGAGGTCGGGACGCTGGCGGACGCGTACGACGCCGTCGGGTCGGACGGAACCGCACAGGTCGACCTGGGGAGCTACTCCCACGACCACCGTGCGGTGTCCGGCTCGACCGGACTCGCGGAGATGAGCGAGTCCGTCGGCGGGACGCTGCTGCGGGCGGTAGAGGAACACGGGGTGACGCCGACGTACGACACGTTGTCGGCGCGCTACCGGGAGACGGCGGAGACGCTCGTCCGGTCGTACGCCGCCGACGCCGGCTTCAACGGGCTGCCGTTCGACCGCGCCGGAGAGCTGGAGCAGGTTGCGGCGTACGCGGACGCCATCCGGGAGCCGGGGGCGGACACCCGGCTGCCGCCGTGGCGCGAGGCGGCCGTGGAGCCGACGGCAGTCGCGGCCGCGGCGCGGGCGGACGCCGCAGAGCTGTCGTGA
- a CDS encoding LSM domain-containing protein, which yields MSGRPLDVLEEALEAVVTVRLKDGSARSGLLSGYDQHMNVVLEPHEASGGDEAVEDTTIIRGDNVVSINL from the coding sequence ATGAGCGGGCGACCACTCGACGTGTTGGAAGAGGCGTTAGAAGCTGTCGTGACGGTGCGACTGAAGGACGGGAGCGCTCGGTCCGGCCTGTTGTCGGGTTACGACCAGCACATGAACGTCGTCTTGGAACCGCACGAGGCCAGCGGCGGGGACGAGGCAGTCGAAGACACAACGATTATCCGTGGCGACAACGTCGTTTCGATCAATCTATGA
- a CDS encoding 50S ribosomal protein L37e yields MTGAGTPSQGKKNTTTHVKCRRCGEKSYHVKKKVCSSCGFGDSAKRRDYEWESKTGDN; encoded by the coding sequence ATGACCGGCGCAGGGACGCCTTCCCAGGGGAAGAAGAACACCACGACGCACGTGAAGTGTCGACGGTGTGGCGAGAAGTCCTACCACGTCAAGAAGAAGGTGTGCTCGTCGTGTGGCTTCGGCGACTCGGCGAAGCGCCGCGACTACGAGTGGGAGTCGAAGACCGGCGACAACTGA
- a CDS encoding ribbon-helix-helix protein, CopG family, producing MNGDLLDMEEVTVELTESELEEIDRKAFRDHRDNRAAAIRELLDEWLESE from the coding sequence ATGAACGGCGACCTGCTGGACATGGAAGAGGTGACGGTGGAACTGACGGAGTCGGAACTGGAGGAGATCGATCGTAAGGCGTTCCGTGATCACCGCGACAACAGGGCGGCGGCGATCAGAGAACTGCTAGACGAGTGGCTTGAGTCGGAGTGA